The Pelobates fuscus isolate aPelFus1 chromosome 2, aPelFus1.pri, whole genome shotgun sequence genome has a segment encoding these proteins:
- the LOC134586217 gene encoding mucin-2-like, with protein MPNGLLAFDSNEFGNSWRIPDDDWVCEDDVVDPPPCNPADEKQYEEQCKIILSGNGPFKECHFYILPQIYFESCVYDQCATGGDLEQLCNALESYAAACENAGVNLGNWKDNTICGNSTTTPTTASTPRSTTTTTTTTISTSTTPKTITTPSATSTTPKTITAPSATSTTPKTITAPSATSTTPKTITAPSATSTTPKTTTTPPATSTTPKTITAPSATSTTPKTITAPSATSTTPKTITAPSATSTTPKTITAPSATSTTPKTITAPSATSTTPKTITAPSATSTTPKTITAPSATSTTPKTITAPSATSTTPKTITAPSATSTTPKTITAPSATSTTPKTITAPSATSTTPKTITAPSATSTTPKTITTPSATSTTPKTITTPSATSTTPKTITAPSATSTTPKTITAPSATSTTPKTTTTPPATTPHQKL; from the exons ATGCCTAATGGTTTACTGGCCTTTGACTCAAATGAGTTTGGAAACAGCTGGCGAATTCCTGATGACGACTGGGT GTGTGAAGATGATGTGGTTGACCCTCCCCCGTGTAATCCTGCTGATGAGAAACAATATGAAGAGCAATGCAAAATCATTTTATCAGGCAATGGTCCTTTCAAGGAATGTCACTTTTACATCCTCCCTCAGATATACTTTGAGAGCTGCGTCTATGATCAATGTGCCACAGGAGGAGACCTAGAACAGTTATGCAACGCCTTAGAGTCTTACGCTGCTGCCTGTGAGAACGCTGGTGTTAACCTTGGAAATTGGAAAGATAATACTATCTGCG GAAATAGTACAACAACGCCTACTACTGCCAGCACCCCAAGAAGTACTACAACTACTACAACTACTACTATATCAACCAGCACCACACCAAAAACTATAACTACTCCTTCTGCTACCAGCACCACACCAAAAACTATAACTGCTCCTTCTGCTACCAGCACCACACCAAAAACTATAACTGCTCCTTCTGCTACCAGCACCACACCAAAAACTATAACTGCTCCTTCTGCTACCAGCACCACACCAAAAACTACAACTACGCCTCCTGCTACCAGCACCACACCAAAAACTATAACTGCTCCTTCTGCTACCAGCACCACACCAAAAACTATAACTGCTCCTTCTGCTACCAGCACCACACCAAAAACTATAACTGCTCCTTCTGCTACCAGCACCACACCAAAAACTATAACTGCTCCTTCTGCTACCAGCACCACACCAAAAACTATAACTGCTCCTTCTGCTACCAGCACCACACCAAAAACTATAACTGCTCCTTCTGCTACCAGCACCACACCAAAAACTATAACTGCTCCTTCTGCTACCAGCACCACACCAAAAACTATAACTGCTCCTTCTGCTACCAGCACCACACCAAAAACTATAACTGCTCCTTCTGCTACCAGCACCACACCAAAAACTATAACTGCTCCTTCTGCTACCAGCACCACACCAAAAACTATAACTGCTCCTTCTGCTACCAGCACCACACCAAAAACTATAACTGCTCCTTCTGCTACCAGCACCACACCAAAAACTATAACTACTCCTTCTGCTACCAGCACCACACCAAAAACTATAACTACTCCTTCTGCTACCAGCACCACACCAAAAACTATAACTGCTCCTTCTGCTACCAGCACCACACCAAAAACTATAACTGCTCCTTCTGCTACCAGCACCACACCAAAAACTACAACTACGCCTCCTGCTACCA CACCACACCAAAAACTATAA